In Diabrotica undecimpunctata isolate CICGRU chromosome 4, icDiaUnde3, whole genome shotgun sequence, a single genomic region encodes these proteins:
- the LOC140438576 gene encoding uncharacterized protein has protein sequence MSGIAQQENIPNIQVLSMISRRQMDQEIKKYWEVEVDQSNTLSIEEKEYKEYYKRTPIREQQAYARLLQLEKKFQRDRNLEKEYRKFMKKYEDLDHMKLNKTEIINKQKYYLLHHAVIKEDSIPTKCRAVFDASSKSSTGISLIDIIHSGLRLQQDPTHILINWRLYKIAYTADLEKMFRQIKIAEEDQVYQKILCRQSVNEPIKEYQL, from the exons ATGTCAGGGATAGCACAGCAAGAGAATATCCCTAATATACAAGTACTCAGCATGATATCTAGACGACAGATGgatcaagaaataaaaaaatactgggAAGTAGAAGTAGATCAAAGCAATACTCTTTCAATAGAAGAAAAAGAGTATaaagaatattataaaagaacC CCTATTAGGGAACAGCAAGCATATGCGAGACTGCTGCAATTAGAGAAGAAATTTCAAAGAGACAGAAACCTAGAAAAAGAGTACAGGAAATTTATGAAGAAATATGAAGATTTAGAtcacatgaaattgaataaaaccGAAATCATAAATAAGCAAAAGTATTACCTTCTTCATCATGCAGTAATAAAAGAGGATAGTATCCCAACAAAATGCAGGGCCGTGTTTGACGCTTCCAGTAAAAGTTCAACAGGAATCAGTCTCATTGATATAATACACTCTGGACTTCGTTTGCAACAAGATCCTAcacatatattaataaattggaggtTGTACAAAATAGCATATACggcagatctagagaaaatgtttaggcaaataaagataGCTGAAGAAGATCAAGTTTACCAGAAGATATTATGTAGACAGTCTGTAAACGAACCAATAAAGGAATATCAATTGTGA
- the LOC140438578 gene encoding uncharacterized protein translates to MPRWLRGVVGHKYKVMLRKRNSLVGTVYPLARPTKWYQSGSRSLNKYHSCFSGKLVPHEYTQKTTKAKTKVSNIKKEDQPKLIPREKSSRCPKLYGLPKVHKVGMPLRPIVSSIGSPTQPLAKFLANQLQPYAEEADSYVKNAGHFIERIKDVTLDPGHLLVSFDVVSLFTNVPVEESLEIIGKKYPIPPDTLNLTRHCLNNTYFIYKDQRYKQVEGAPMGSPLSPVIANLFMQEIEIRAITTAEYKPKLWLRYVDDTFIIWTHGEEKLNTFLNHINTIHPKIQFTMELEKDQQLPFLDVLIIKKTDGTLGYTVLLFTTLFHS, encoded by the exons ATGCCAAGATGGTTAAGAGGTGTGGTTGGCCACAAATATAAAGTTATGTTACGAAAGAGAAACTCTTTGGTTGGCACTGTATATCCTCTTGCTAGACCCACAAAATGGTATCAATCTGGTAGTAGGAGCTTAAACAAATATCATTCTTGCTTTTCGGGTAAACTCGTACCGCACGAGTATACTC AAAAAACAACGAAGGCCAAGACCAAAgtttcaaacataaaaaaggaGGATCAGCCCAAGCTGATTCCACGCGAAAAATCATCTAGGTGCCCTAAACTCTACGGTTTACCAAAAGTTCATAAAGTTGGGATGCCACTACGACCAATAGTTAGTTCAATCGGATCACCCACACAGCCGCTCGCAAAGTTCTTAGCCAATCAGTTACAACCGTACGCagaggaagcggattcttacgtcaagaacgcagGCCACTTCATCGAGCGTATAAAGGACGTGACTCTTGACCCGGGACATTTGCTAGTGAGCTTTGACGTGGTGTCACTTTTTACTAACGTCCCAGTAGAAGAATCGTTAGAGATTATAGGAAAAAAATACCCAATACCACCGGATACACTAAACCTAACAAGACACTGCCTCAACAACACATATTTCATATACAAAGACCaaaggtacaaacaagtcgaGGGAGCACccatgggttcaccactgtcaccgGTGATAGCAAATCTGTTtatgcaagaaatagaaatacgagCAATAACAACGGCAGAGTATAAACCGAAACTATGGTTGAGATACGTGGACGACACCTTCATTATCTGGACACATGGggaagaaaaactaaatacattccTAAATCACATTAACACCATCCACCCCAAAATTCAGTTTACTATGGAACTAGAGAAAGACCAACAGCTACCGTTTTTGGATGTTTTAATAATCAAGAAAACAGATGGAACTTTAGGATACACG gtTTTGTTGTTCACAACATTGTTCCACAGctag